The following proteins come from a genomic window of Micromonospora echinofusca:
- a CDS encoding alpha/beta fold hydrolase: MAEPSRLAEDPQLLLLHAAGLGRASWDAVVERIPGFARTLAIDLPGHGGVPGLASGRDVVPRLAEYVAERIAALGLRRPHVVGHSLGGVIALELARRVPVAAVTALCSIGFRAACRACVCVVRTHAVLRITAAVGPRTRGRLLARNCVRRIVMGNVSARPVALRAEAVAADVTSMIASDVSTLCRYAGRYAFRAAEVDDTTPVNLVWADQDRVVPLRDAVRARRMLPRAQHFVIPGSGHFVVRDDPEGAAAVIYACHAQLWERQADLREGVRGNVNPRRGN; encoded by the coding sequence ATGGCCGAGCCGAGCCGGCTCGCGGAGGACCCGCAGCTCCTTCTGCTGCACGCGGCCGGTCTCGGCCGGGCGAGCTGGGACGCCGTCGTCGAACGCATTCCCGGGTTCGCCCGGACCCTCGCGATCGACCTGCCGGGTCACGGCGGCGTGCCGGGGCTCGCGTCGGGCCGTGACGTCGTGCCGCGCCTCGCCGAGTACGTGGCGGAGCGCATCGCGGCGCTGGGACTGCGCCGGCCGCACGTGGTCGGGCACTCGCTCGGCGGGGTGATCGCGCTCGAACTGGCGCGGCGGGTGCCCGTCGCGGCGGTGACCGCCCTGTGCAGCATCGGGTTCCGGGCGGCCTGCCGCGCCTGCGTGTGCGTGGTGCGGACCCACGCGGTCCTCCGGATCACCGCCGCGGTGGGGCCCCGGACGCGTGGGCGGCTGCTCGCCAGGAACTGCGTCCGCAGGATCGTCATGGGCAACGTGTCGGCCCGGCCCGTCGCCCTGCGGGCGGAGGCGGTCGCCGCCGACGTGACGTCGATGATCGCCAGCGACGTGTCGACGCTGTGCCGGTACGCCGGCCGCTACGCGTTCCGGGCCGCCGAGGTCGACGACACGACTCCGGTGAACCTCGTCTGGGCCGACCAGGACCGCGTCGTGCCGCTGCGTGACGCGGTCCGGGCCCGGCGGATGCTGCCGAGGGCACAGCACTTCGTCATCCCCGGCAGCGGTCACTTCGTCGTCCGCGACGACCCGGAAGGCGCGGCGGCCGTCATCTACGCCTGCCATGCCCAGCTGTGGGAACGGCAGGCCGACCTTCGCGAAGGAGTCCGCGGAAATGTGAACCCACGACGTGGTAATTGA